In Longimicrobiales bacterium, a genomic segment contains:
- a CDS encoding amidohydrolase, whose amino-acid sequence MRSSILRLAAALLGLTLLPLNVDAQADPRLDDLKDEAMEMVQDNAKLVQEIIDHLFSFAELGMQEFETQAYLTGLLEDEGFDIELGVAGMPSAWTARWSNGTGEPVIALGSDVDGIPQSNQKPGVAYRDPILGMAPGHGEGHNSGQAVNIVGALAVKEIMERENINGSLLLWPGVAEEQVASKAFFVREGVFDDVDVNLFTHVSSGFGVGWGQAGGNALWSVQYRFTGETAHSAGSPWRGRSALDAVMLMASAWEFKREHLRPAARSHYIIVEGGDQPNVVPQTATIWFYFRERDYDLTKEQYDAAALMAQGAALMTGTTIDTIMTVGSAWGRHFSKPVAEATYANIERVGMPDWDADDVRFAEAFQAEMNVEVTGLDTIVGELRGPVDLSLSLGGGSDDIGDISWNMPTVTMGYPSNMRGGPGHNWANGIAMATPIAHKGGVAGAQAQALTLLDLFLDGETVEAAWAYFNDVQTVDTEYIPFIAETDQPAIWLNEGIMGAWRERMRPFYYDASKFDTYLEQLGIEYPTIRTRPVSEDDEAQPEVDGVIPGSGERGPGGK is encoded by the coding sequence ATGCGTTCATCGATCCTTCGTCTCGCCGCCGCGCTACTCGGCCTGACCCTTCTCCCCCTGAACGTGGATGCTCAGGCGGATCCTCGTCTCGACGACCTGAAGGACGAGGCGATGGAGATGGTTCAGGACAATGCAAAGCTCGTCCAAGAGATCATCGACCATCTCTTCTCGTTCGCCGAGCTCGGCATGCAGGAGTTCGAGACTCAGGCATACCTCACCGGACTTCTGGAAGACGAAGGCTTCGACATCGAGCTTGGTGTCGCAGGCATGCCGTCGGCCTGGACCGCCCGCTGGTCCAACGGGACGGGCGAGCCGGTGATCGCGCTGGGTTCTGATGTCGACGGGATTCCCCAGTCAAATCAGAAGCCCGGCGTGGCGTATCGCGATCCGATCCTTGGAATGGCTCCGGGGCACGGCGAAGGCCACAACTCGGGTCAGGCCGTTAATATCGTGGGCGCCCTCGCCGTGAAAGAGATCATGGAGCGAGAAAATATCAACGGATCGCTCCTGCTCTGGCCGGGCGTTGCAGAGGAGCAGGTCGCCTCCAAGGCGTTCTTCGTGCGTGAGGGTGTCTTCGACGACGTCGACGTGAACCTCTTCACCCACGTCAGCAGCGGCTTTGGCGTGGGCTGGGGGCAGGCCGGCGGCAACGCGCTCTGGTCCGTTCAATACCGATTCACAGGTGAGACCGCGCACTCGGCTGGCTCGCCGTGGCGAGGCCGCTCCGCGCTCGATGCGGTCATGCTGATGGCTTCGGCCTGGGAGTTCAAGCGTGAGCACCTGCGCCCGGCAGCCCGCTCGCACTACATCATCGTCGAGGGTGGCGATCAGCCGAATGTCGTGCCCCAGACGGCCACGATCTGGTTCTACTTTCGCGAGCGGGATTATGATCTGACGAAAGAGCAGTACGACGCTGCCGCGCTGATGGCTCAGGGCGCAGCACTGATGACGGGTACCACCATCGACACGATCATGACGGTCGGGTCCGCGTGGGGCAGGCACTTCAGTAAGCCAGTCGCAGAAGCCACCTACGCAAACATTGAGAGAGTCGGCATGCCCGACTGGGACGCGGACGACGTTCGGTTCGCCGAGGCATTCCAGGCAGAGATGAATGTCGAGGTGACCGGACTCGACACGATTGTCGGTGAGCTGAGGGGGCCGGTCGATCTGTCCCTGTCTCTCGGTGGTGGGTCAGACGACATCGGCGACATTTCTTGGAATATGCCGACCGTGACCATGGGCTATCCGTCGAACATGCGAGGCGGTCCCGGGCACAACTGGGCGAATGGCATCGCGATGGCGACCCCGATCGCGCACAAGGGCGGCGTCGCTGGTGCGCAGGCACAGGCGCTGACGCTCCTGGATCTGTTCCTCGATGGCGAGACAGTCGAGGCAGCGTGGGCGTACTTCAACGACGTCCAGACCGTCGATACGGAGTACATCCCCTTCATCGCTGAGACGGATCAGCCCGCGATCTGGCTGAACGAGGGCATCATGGGTGCATGGCGCGAACGGATGCGCCCGTTCTACTACGACGCCTCGAAGTTCGACACGTATCTCGAGCAACTCGGAATCGAGTACCCGACGATCAGGACACGTCCGGTTTCCGAGGATGATGAAGCTCAGCCTGAGGTAGATGGCGTGATCCCCGGTTCAGGCGAGCGGGGTCCGGGTGGCAAATAG
- a CDS encoding amidase has protein sequence MGAHRTTTDLLKRLEKLERRSFLKAAAASALAGVVSPTELLARETDPVRASALVRAIAEQSQEGPPPVPLGNGEHPASVYQAYPGGTGALYQKWHDEGIDPFARHVIPIEPWRGAVPGDAADVAFLPVHRLSALIQGGHMSSVELTEIYLERMKRYDPVLLCAVSILEDRAMEEAQQADLDLRNGNNRGPLHGIPYGVKDLFMVAGTRTTWGSDAFADRMIDEDADIVVKLREKGAVLIAKLATGEFASGDRWFRGQTRNPWNPEEGSSGSSAGPGSATAAATVAFAIGTETQGSIVSPARRNGLSALRPTFGRVSRYGGMVLSWSMDKAGPMCRNIEDCAIVFNELHGASENDPASMTAPFAFDPDADLSTYRIGYDEDAPEEFLQQLQDMGVELREMNEMPQGSSNSLGVESSAAFDFHVAPDGVEPELIPDGLESREARRRGRFRRGRATLALDYVQSQRRRLILMKEVQAAMDGFDMFVSGRGEVGLTNQTGHPAAIVQYGFGVRDAEADSPTTMPLTTTILGDLFADDKILNLAHAFQKSTDWHKRRPALDQ, from the coding sequence ATGGGCGCTCACCGGACCACGACAGATCTCTTGAAGCGACTTGAGAAGCTCGAGCGCCGCTCTTTCTTGAAGGCCGCGGCCGCATCTGCCCTGGCGGGGGTCGTGTCCCCCACCGAGTTGCTCGCTCGCGAGACCGACCCCGTACGGGCATCGGCCTTGGTCCGAGCCATCGCAGAGCAGTCGCAAGAGGGGCCTCCCCCCGTGCCGCTCGGGAACGGTGAGCATCCTGCGTCGGTCTACCAGGCTTATCCGGGTGGAACCGGCGCTTTGTACCAGAAGTGGCACGACGAGGGCATCGATCCGTTCGCACGACACGTGATTCCGATCGAGCCGTGGCGAGGAGCGGTTCCGGGTGACGCGGCGGATGTCGCGTTTCTCCCGGTGCATCGTCTCTCAGCCCTCATTCAGGGCGGTCACATGTCATCGGTCGAGCTCACCGAGATCTACCTCGAACGCATGAAGCGGTATGACCCGGTGTTGCTTTGCGCTGTGTCGATTCTCGAAGACCGGGCCATGGAAGAGGCGCAGCAGGCCGACCTGGATCTGCGAAATGGGAACAACCGCGGCCCGCTACACGGCATTCCGTACGGCGTGAAGGACCTCTTCATGGTGGCTGGCACACGCACCACCTGGGGCTCCGATGCGTTTGCCGATCGGATGATTGATGAGGACGCGGACATCGTGGTGAAGCTCCGCGAGAAAGGAGCCGTTCTCATCGCCAAGCTGGCGACGGGTGAGTTCGCTTCCGGCGACCGCTGGTTCCGTGGCCAGACCAGGAACCCGTGGAATCCGGAAGAAGGCTCTAGTGGCTCGTCAGCGGGTCCGGGGTCGGCAACGGCGGCGGCGACGGTCGCGTTTGCCATCGGGACGGAGACCCAGGGATCGATCGTCTCACCCGCACGGCGAAATGGATTGTCGGCCCTCCGGCCCACCTTCGGACGCGTCAGCCGCTACGGTGGGATGGTGCTTTCGTGGAGCATGGACAAGGCTGGCCCCATGTGTCGCAACATTGAGGACTGCGCGATCGTCTTCAACGAGTTGCACGGCGCGAGCGAGAACGATCCCGCATCGATGACAGCGCCGTTTGCTTTTGATCCGGACGCCGATCTAAGCACGTACCGAATCGGATACGACGAGGACGCGCCTGAGGAATTCCTCCAACAGCTTCAAGACATGGGGGTCGAGCTACGCGAGATGAACGAGATGCCGCAAGGCAGTTCGAACTCGCTGGGAGTCGAGTCCTCCGCGGCCTTCGATTTCCATGTCGCACCTGATGGGGTCGAGCCCGAGCTCATCCCTGACGGCCTCGAATCGCGTGAGGCTCGGCGGCGGGGTCGATTCCGCAGGGGGCGAGCCACGCTCGCTCTCGACTATGTCCAGAGTCAGCGCCGTCGGCTGATTCTCATGAAAGAGGTGCAGGCCGCCATGGACGGCTTCGACATGTTCGTGTCAGGGCGAGGAGAAGTCGGGCTCACCAACCAGACCGGACACCCGGCTGCGATTGTCCAGTACGGCTTCGGCGTTCGCGATGCGGAAGCAGACAGTCCGACCACCATGCCGTTGACCACGACGATCCTGGGCGACCTTTTCGCCGATGACAAGATTCTGAATCTGGCGCACGCATTCCAGAAAAGCACCGACTGGCACAAGCGTCGGCCAGCACTCGACCAGTAG
- a CDS encoding type III polyketide synthase, producing the protein MMMRIDGIGTAVPEHSITQAQAVDLQRSFGVVDDKRARVLRALYRRSGIKTRRSVLLRASEGPLEERLSFYPHARDEQDCGPSTSARMGVYETAAPGLAVAAAGRALLASDTRPEEITHLITVSCTGFVSPGVDTALVDQLGLSRTAERTNVGFMGCHGALNGLRAARSFVEADPDAVPLLCAVELCTLHFAYGWDPDMLVANALFGDGAAALVGRSTDTDDPWRVRATGTFLMADSEDAMSWRVGDHGFRMTLSAQVPILIEANLKSWLAQWLGEHGLAIADIASWAVHPGGPRILTSVQTALGLSRDHTSVSRSVLAENGNMSSPTILFIIDRMRTEGADLPCVSLAFGPGLAVEATLFL; encoded by the coding sequence ATGATGATGCGAATCGATGGAATCGGAACAGCAGTACCTGAACACAGCATCACCCAGGCGCAGGCCGTCGACCTGCAGCGAAGCTTCGGAGTCGTCGACGACAAACGCGCTCGCGTCCTCCGCGCGCTCTATCGCCGGTCCGGGATCAAGACCCGACGGTCGGTCCTTTTGCGTGCGTCCGAGGGGCCACTCGAGGAGCGCCTCAGTTTCTATCCGCATGCACGTGACGAGCAGGACTGCGGCCCTTCGACGTCGGCCCGAATGGGCGTTTACGAGACTGCGGCGCCTGGGCTGGCCGTTGCGGCCGCCGGGAGGGCGCTGCTCGCGAGTGACACCCGACCCGAGGAGATCACTCACCTGATCACGGTGTCATGCACCGGTTTTGTGTCACCGGGCGTCGACACCGCATTGGTCGACCAACTGGGTCTCTCCCGAACAGCCGAGCGCACAAATGTCGGGTTCATGGGTTGTCACGGCGCCCTGAACGGCCTTCGCGCGGCGCGTTCGTTCGTCGAGGCTGACCCTGATGCCGTGCCTCTTCTGTGCGCGGTCGAGCTGTGTACGCTCCATTTCGCCTACGGGTGGGACCCGGACATGCTGGTTGCCAACGCTTTGTTCGGGGATGGCGCGGCGGCCCTGGTGGGACGGTCGACTGATACCGACGATCCGTGGCGAGTCCGGGCCACGGGTACTTTTCTCATGGCGGATTCCGAGGACGCGATGTCGTGGCGTGTCGGCGACCACGGCTTCCGGATGACGCTCTCGGCGCAGGTTCCGATCCTCATCGAGGCCAATCTGAAGTCGTGGCTCGCTCAGTGGCTTGGTGAGCACGGGTTGGCGATCGCTGACATCGCGTCATGGGCGGTACATCCGGGCGGTCCGAGGATTCTCACGTCGGTGCAGACCGCCCTGGGACTGTCCCGCGACCACACCTCGGTGTCGCGATCGGTTCTGGCCGAGAACGGAAACATGTCGTCCCCGACCATCCTCTTTATTATCGACCGAATGCGTACTGAGGGTGCCGACCTTCCCTGTGTCTCGCTTGCGTTCGGCCCCGGCCTCGCGGTCGAGGCTACCCTCTTTCTGTAG
- a CDS encoding NAD(P)/FAD-dependent oxidoreductase, producing the protein MTALEPVVEEWDVVVVGAGPAGSLAARQAATNGASVLLVDRDPFPRWKVCGACLGPAGQDVLRSVGLGELPEHLGAVPLATLRLSSSGSHATITLDGNVALSRRALDTALVAEAVEAGADFRPGTSASVVSSQDQRSAAPGAIRLEHEPGRLALTLRTAGECSTVGARVVVDATGLAGTLDSARPVVASGSFMGVGAVFDQIPFEILPGNLHMVIGKEGYVGLVLDEDGSLTVGAAIGAKTGRAPAEVVNGILAQSGFPALSARPSAGWRGTPLLTRGSFEIASPRLFRIGDAAGYVEPFTGEGMGWALASAVDSAPYVASAVERWDDRLGREWTRVHRRGVGRAQWFCRGMAKALRRPAWTRAAIRVLAAQPGLARLLVRAGSRSARPTPHGVAQ; encoded by the coding sequence GTGACAGCCCTAGAACCAGTGGTCGAGGAGTGGGACGTCGTCGTCGTTGGCGCGGGGCCGGCAGGAAGTCTGGCCGCCCGGCAGGCAGCCACGAACGGCGCGTCAGTCCTCCTGGTGGACCGTGACCCGTTCCCGCGCTGGAAGGTGTGCGGTGCCTGCTTGGGACCCGCAGGACAAGATGTACTGCGGTCGGTGGGCTTAGGAGAACTCCCTGAACACCTCGGGGCGGTTCCGCTCGCGACTCTGCGTCTGAGCAGTAGCGGCTCGCATGCGACCATAACACTCGATGGGAACGTGGCTCTGTCTCGCCGAGCACTGGACACCGCGCTTGTGGCCGAAGCCGTCGAGGCCGGTGCGGACTTTCGCCCAGGGACCTCCGCCTCTGTGGTGTCGTCGCAGGATCAGCGGAGTGCCGCTCCCGGAGCTATCAGACTCGAACACGAGCCCGGACGGCTCGCTCTCACTCTGCGGACGGCTGGTGAGTGCTCGACTGTTGGTGCTCGTGTGGTGGTCGATGCCACCGGGCTCGCGGGAACGCTCGACTCCGCCCGGCCCGTGGTAGCGTCGGGCTCCTTCATGGGGGTCGGTGCGGTGTTCGACCAAATCCCGTTTGAGATCCTGCCTGGAAATCTGCATATGGTCATCGGCAAAGAAGGGTATGTCGGGCTTGTTCTCGATGAGGATGGCTCTCTCACGGTGGGCGCCGCGATCGGAGCGAAGACCGGCCGCGCACCGGCCGAGGTCGTTAACGGAATCCTCGCGCAGAGCGGATTCCCTGCCCTCAGCGCACGGCCGTCCGCCGGCTGGCGAGGGACGCCGTTGCTTACGCGCGGCAGCTTCGAGATCGCCAGTCCACGACTGTTTCGGATCGGAGACGCAGCGGGATATGTCGAGCCTTTCACGGGAGAAGGGATGGGGTGGGCGCTCGCTTCCGCGGTCGACTCGGCCCCCTATGTCGCCAGCGCGGTCGAGCGATGGGACGATCGCCTGGGCCGTGAATGGACAAGAGTGCATCGGAGGGGGGTGGGGCGTGCCCAGTGGTTCTGCAGAGGAATGGCTAAAGCCCTGCGGCGCCCGGCCTGGACACGCGCAGCGATCCGTGTGCTGGCGGCGCAGCCCGGTCTCGCCCGTCTCTTGGTTCGTGCGGGGTCTCGCAGCGCTCGTCCCACGCCTCATGGAGTGGCTCAATGA
- a CDS encoding methyltransferase domain-containing protein, with protein sequence MDDPGLDRGRHLEALQALERINWVSFGGLRVWHEVQRLYAERNETVRVLDVACGGGDVLRDVARRAAGSGISVELRGCDISSVALEEGRRTIGDAGLADSVDLFKLDALEGDLPEGYCLITSSLFLHHLSRVDAVSLLNRMAAATTRSVLIQDLRRTRLGYLFAWVGLHTLTRSDVARTDGLRSVFGAFSMGEIRKICEDAGLSGAKVDTGWPQRFTIRWRRP encoded by the coding sequence ATGGATGATCCCGGTCTTGACCGGGGCAGACACCTCGAGGCACTCCAAGCCCTCGAACGGATCAACTGGGTCTCGTTCGGGGGCCTGCGTGTCTGGCACGAAGTCCAAAGGCTCTACGCCGAGCGGAATGAGACCGTGCGCGTTCTCGATGTGGCGTGCGGTGGTGGTGATGTCCTCCGGGACGTCGCACGGCGGGCTGCGGGCTCCGGGATCTCGGTTGAGCTTCGCGGCTGCGACATCAGTTCGGTGGCTCTCGAGGAGGGGCGTCGGACCATCGGTGATGCAGGGCTCGCGGATTCTGTCGACCTCTTTAAACTCGACGCGTTGGAAGGTGATCTCCCCGAGGGCTATTGCCTCATCACTTCGTCGCTCTTCCTGCATCACCTCTCGCGGGTAGACGCGGTCTCACTCCTCAATCGGATGGCCGCGGCCACAACTCGATCAGTTCTTATTCAGGATCTCCGGCGGACGCGCCTCGGCTATCTGTTTGCCTGGGTGGGGCTGCACACGCTGACCCGATCCGACGTCGCTCGAACGGACGGACTGCGCTCTGTTTTCGGCGCTTTTTCAATGGGTGAGATTCGCAAAATCTGCGAGGATGCGGGCCTCTCCGGTGCGAAGGTCGACACGGGGTGGCCGCAGCGCTTCACGATTCGGTGGCGCCGCCCGTGA
- a CDS encoding amidohydrolase produces the protein MRSLLRRVLPVAALLGFLVPIQASAQADNRLPDLKDEVLQMVEEDAKQVQEIVDMLFSFGELGFQEFETQRYLTGILEEAGFEIELGVAGMPSAWTARWANGTGSPVIAMGSDVDGIPQSNQKPGVGYRDPILSMAPGHGEGHNSGQAVNIVAALNVKELMERENIDGTLLMWPGIAEEQLGSKAFFVRDGVFDGVDVNLFTHVSSNFGMAWGQGGGNALVSAQFRFVGETAHSAGSPWRGRSALDAIMLMAQAWEFKREHLRPAERSHYIIVDGGDQPNVVPQLATIWFYFREINYDLVMESYNAAKLMAEGAALMTGTQVDTIMTVGSAWSRHMSRPVAEVSYANIERVGLPEWTKDDHNLAKGLQRELGQEERGMPSEIGSLNGPVDLSRSLGGGSDDIGDVSWNMPTVTMRYPANMPGGPGHNWANGIAMATPIAHKGSLAGAQVQALTLLDLFLDGETVESAWDYFNDVQTVETTYTPFITPDDKPAIFLNEDLMNSWREIMRPYYYNPDQFDTYLEQLGIEYPTLRTQPVSEDGAEAAPDASRPGG, from the coding sequence ATGCGCTCGCTCCTACGACGCGTGCTGCCAGTCGCAGCGCTTCTCGGATTCTTGGTTCCGATTCAGGCCTCTGCGCAGGCCGACAACCGCCTTCCCGACCTCAAGGACGAAGTTCTCCAGATGGTCGAAGAGGATGCGAAGCAGGTCCAGGAGATCGTGGACATGCTCTTCAGCTTCGGCGAGCTCGGCTTTCAGGAATTCGAGACGCAGCGCTACCTGACGGGCATCCTCGAGGAGGCCGGCTTCGAGATTGAACTCGGCGTCGCGGGCATGCCCTCGGCATGGACGGCTCGATGGGCGAACGGTACCGGCTCTCCCGTCATCGCAATGGGTTCCGATGTCGACGGAATTCCGCAGTCGAACCAGAAGCCGGGTGTTGGCTACAGGGATCCGATTCTGTCGATGGCGCCGGGGCATGGCGAAGGGCACAACTCGGGACAGGCCGTGAACATCGTGGCCGCGCTGAACGTGAAGGAGTTGATGGAGCGGGAGAACATCGACGGGACCCTGCTCATGTGGCCGGGGATCGCGGAGGAGCAGCTCGGCTCGAAGGCGTTCTTTGTCCGGGACGGAGTATTCGACGGGGTTGATGTGAACCTCTTCACACACGTCTCGTCGAACTTCGGGATGGCTTGGGGGCAAGGCGGTGGAAACGCACTCGTCTCTGCTCAGTTCCGCTTCGTGGGCGAAACCGCTCATTCCGCCGGTTCCCCGTGGCGCGGTCGGTCGGCGCTCGACGCGATCATGCTGATGGCGCAGGCCTGGGAGTTCAAGCGCGAGCATCTTCGTCCGGCGGAGCGCTCGCACTACATCATCGTCGACGGTGGTGATCAGCCGAACGTTGTACCGCAGCTGGCGACGATCTGGTTCTACTTCCGTGAGATCAATTACGACCTCGTCATGGAGTCGTACAACGCTGCGAAGCTCATGGCCGAAGGCGCCGCACTCATGACGGGGACTCAGGTCGACACGATCATGACCGTCGGATCGGCATGGAGCCGGCACATGAGCCGGCCGGTTGCTGAGGTTTCCTACGCCAACATCGAGCGTGTAGGTCTGCCTGAGTGGACGAAGGACGATCACAACCTCGCCAAAGGCCTACAGCGAGAGCTCGGTCAGGAAGAGCGGGGGATGCCAAGTGAGATCGGATCGCTGAACGGCCCCGTTGACCTCTCCCGCTCTCTCGGTGGCGGGTCGGACGACATCGGCGACGTGTCGTGGAACATGCCTACCGTAACGATGCGATATCCGGCAAACATGCCGGGTGGCCCGGGGCACAACTGGGCGAACGGAATCGCGATGGCAACGCCGATCGCGCACAAGGGATCGCTGGCAGGCGCCCAAGTGCAGGCACTGACGCTTCTCGACCTCTTTCTCGACGGGGAGACGGTCGAATCGGCGTGGGACTATTTCAACGACGTGCAGACGGTGGAGACCACGTACACGCCATTCATCACGCCGGACGACAAGCCCGCGATCTTCCTCAACGAAGATCTCATGAATTCGTGGCGGGAGATCATGCGACCGTACTACTACAACCCGGACCAGTTCGACACCTATCTGGAGCAGCTTGGCATCGAGTACCCGACGCTGCGCACACAGCCCGTCAGCGAGGATGGCGCGGAGGCCGCTCCGGACGCATCGCGTCCGGGCGGATGA
- a CDS encoding prolyl oligopeptidase family serine peptidase, translating into MPLLVSVKLYEGVRMQEGRKEVGVWWRVGVVGMLCTLCVPGLLEAQQPTLTPDAYGQFERLGAFELDPLGDWLVSTITRVDGSSELRLAPVSGAGTAIVLPHGRTPFFSADGRWLAYRKGVSQDESEAAEDPIEDRLGLVNLESATDTVLFDISSFAFRDDGTWLAARGVPSADSVGGNLIVMDPMTGEHTVIGNVDLFSWQDEGMLLAATLKTAWGSSNGVVLFDPEAGTLRTLDSGDAEYAALAWRDESSQLGVLRSVERDDYEEVSHDLLVWDDVRSSSSVQALDAIEHAGIPADTRITDYSGLRFSESGRTVFVGLRPWEGSGDADEDQESGDDDSEGEAQDSEDEDHDDTKDEVGPADVQVWHWDDDQVLRAQEYRSGQISRQTNLAAWNLDEDRLVVLGDDLEESVRIVAGGQWGLVGDYDPYLFERRFGAGTADWYRVDVETGERIAIADRVDFGAQSHADLSHVLVYKDERWTAIDMSNLKRAVLGDGRSFTQSLSDYDYPGSRPTWGVGGWSSDGEWALLYDKHDVWRADLSDGALSQVTDGASAGEQYRVANIDPDQSAFGPALLDSDDDLWLSVRHLTTKASGYVRTTDSGQERARISMDARVTGFRKARNSDRFALRMERWEDSPDVFVGGDDLSDLTQVTQTNPFQADFAWGRSELLDYTTDAGHDLQAILVYPADFQEGRQYPLILYQYERLSDNLHSYDVPGERDYYNYQAWSQEGYFVLMPDIVYEPGRPGPSALDAVEHALDAAVATGHVDADGMGLIGHSWGGYQASYLPTRTDRFAASVAGAAITNFMSFMGAVHWNGGLPEVGHWETGQARMASPYWEDLKGHLESSPANFIMDLNTPMMLMHGDADGVVDFYQGLEFYNYARRAGKEVVLLVYPGADHGLSEETQQVDYHRRILEWFGHHLRGDPAPAWITDGETWTERAKRIGG; encoded by the coding sequence ATGCCCTTGCTGGTGTCCGTCAAATTGTACGAGGGAGTTCGCATGCAGGAAGGCCGGAAGGAAGTTGGTGTCTGGTGGAGGGTGGGCGTCGTCGGAATGCTCTGTACGCTCTGCGTCCCGGGACTTCTCGAAGCCCAGCAGCCCACGCTCACACCCGATGCCTACGGTCAGTTCGAGCGCCTCGGAGCTTTCGAACTCGATCCTCTCGGAGACTGGCTCGTCTCGACGATCACGAGAGTGGACGGGAGCAGCGAGTTGCGTCTGGCACCGGTCAGCGGCGCCGGGACAGCGATCGTTCTCCCACACGGGCGCACCCCGTTTTTCAGTGCGGACGGACGGTGGCTCGCCTACCGGAAGGGGGTCTCACAGGACGAAAGCGAGGCCGCCGAGGACCCGATTGAGGATCGACTCGGGCTCGTGAACCTCGAGAGCGCGACCGATACGGTCCTGTTTGACATCAGTTCGTTCGCGTTTCGTGATGACGGCACATGGCTGGCAGCCAGGGGTGTGCCCAGCGCGGACTCAGTAGGTGGGAACCTGATCGTGATGGATCCGATGACGGGTGAGCACACCGTCATCGGCAACGTCGACCTCTTCAGTTGGCAGGACGAGGGGATGCTGCTCGCCGCCACGTTGAAGACCGCCTGGGGTTCATCGAACGGTGTTGTTCTGTTCGATCCTGAGGCAGGCACGCTCCGCACACTCGACTCGGGAGACGCGGAGTATGCCGCGCTCGCATGGCGGGACGAATCCAGCCAGCTGGGTGTCCTTCGTTCGGTTGAGCGCGACGACTATGAGGAAGTCTCCCACGATCTGCTGGTCTGGGACGATGTGCGCTCCTCCTCCTCCGTGCAGGCGCTCGATGCGATCGAACACGCGGGCATCCCTGCAGATACACGCATCACGGACTACTCTGGCCTCCGCTTCAGCGAATCGGGCCGCACAGTGTTCGTGGGCCTCCGGCCCTGGGAGGGCTCAGGCGACGCCGATGAGGACCAGGAGTCAGGTGATGATGACTCGGAGGGGGAAGCCCAGGACTCCGAGGACGAAGATCACGACGACACTAAGGACGAAGTGGGACCCGCAGACGTTCAGGTCTGGCACTGGGATGACGATCAGGTTCTGAGGGCACAGGAGTACCGGTCCGGCCAGATCTCTCGTCAGACGAACCTTGCCGCCTGGAATCTGGATGAGGATCGGCTGGTCGTGCTGGGCGACGACCTGGAAGAATCGGTCCGAATCGTTGCAGGGGGTCAGTGGGGCCTCGTTGGCGACTACGACCCATACCTCTTCGAGCGACGCTTCGGAGCGGGCACCGCTGACTGGTATCGCGTGGACGTAGAGACCGGAGAGCGGATAGCGATCGCAGACCGCGTCGACTTCGGTGCTCAGTCGCATGCCGACCTCTCGCACGTCCTCGTGTACAAGGACGAACGCTGGACTGCGATTGACATGTCGAACCTCAAACGAGCGGTCCTCGGTGACGGGCGCAGTTTCACCCAGTCGCTTTCGGACTACGACTACCCCGGCTCGCGTCCGACGTGGGGTGTCGGCGGGTGGTCCTCCGATGGTGAGTGGGCGCTCCTTTACGACAAGCACGACGTCTGGCGGGCAGACCTCAGCGACGGCGCTCTTTCACAGGTTACCGACGGCGCGTCAGCCGGAGAGCAGTATCGCGTTGCCAATATCGACCCGGATCAGTCGGCATTCGGACCGGCCCTGCTCGACAGCGATGACGATCTGTGGCTCTCCGTTCGACACCTGACCACCAAGGCGTCCGGATATGTGAGGACTACCGACTCAGGACAGGAGCGAGCCCGGATTTCGATGGACGCCCGGGTGACGGGGTTCCGAAAGGCGCGCAACTCGGATCGTTTCGCTCTTCGGATGGAACGGTGGGAGGATTCTCCGGACGTTTTCGTCGGAGGAGACGATCTCTCTGACCTCACTCAGGTGACGCAGACGAATCCGTTCCAGGCCGACTTCGCGTGGGGACGCTCCGAGCTGCTCGACTACACCACGGACGCAGGTCACGACCTGCAGGCGATTCTGGTCTATCCGGCCGACTTCCAGGAAGGCCGGCAGTACCCGCTGATTCTCTACCAGTATGAACGACTGTCCGACAACCTCCACAGCTACGACGTCCCGGGGGAGCGCGACTACTACAACTATCAGGCGTGGTCTCAGGAGGGGTACTTCGTCCTGATGCCCGACATCGTCTACGAGCCGGGGCGCCCGGGGCCGTCTGCTCTCGATGCGGTCGAGCATGCTCTCGATGCTGCGGTCGCCACGGGACACGTCGATGCGGACGGGATGGGGCTCATTGGACATTCATGGGGAGGCTACCAGGCGTCGTATCTGCCGACCCGCACCGATCGTTTTGCTGCGTCCGTTGCCGGCGCGGCGATCACCAACTTCATGAGCTTCATGGGTGCAGTGCACTGGAACGGAGGCCTTCCCGAGGTTGGCCACTGGGAGACCGGTCAGGCCCGCATGGCGTCGCCGTACTGGGAGGACCTCAAGGGTCATCTCGAAAGCTCTCCGGCGAATTTCATCATGGATCTCAACACCCCGATGATGCTCATGCACGGCGACGCTGACGGGGTGGTCGATTTTTACCAAGGCCTGGAGTTCTACAACTACGCTCGCCGGGCAGGGAAGGAGGTGGTCTTGCTGGTCTACCCGGGTGCGGACCACGGGCTCAGCGAGGAAACGCAACAGGTCGACTACCACCGGCGCATCCTAGAGTGGTTCGGTCACCACCTCAGAGGCGACCCCGCCCCCGCGTGGATCACTGACGGTGAGACGTGGACGGAACGGGCGAAGCGGATCGGCGGATGA